A window of the Cannabis sativa cultivar Pink pepper isolate KNU-18-1 chromosome X, ASM2916894v1, whole genome shotgun sequence genome harbors these coding sequences:
- the LOC115700545 gene encoding F-box protein SKIP23: MANWSQLPADLLVEIAKRLDSPLYLLRFRSVCSSWRSSVSSRLRNLLGRFPLPNDGMSNTIRGFNLAKRRIFLIGSPGNTNQPSSGHWLIKMEESVPGTIRLINPLSRFEIRPLPEDFPKVLDVSRFRVYELSQEYVLHYMHYPTLANFSGDVGNLYMEKVVFKFLDSESDKFVLLTIHVSGKLATFKSGDKRWTIIPDMPSPYDDVILYKGNFYAVDSTGRTVLVGCSLNVVLVANPVFGGDKKFLVESRGELLMVDMYLSLSPPEEDLVSDEDFEQFDAYLGEKTVSFRVHQLDKKEKMWKVVKSLGDQVLFLGDDCTFSASASELSGCNNCIIFNNYVFYNGGQEDGVFGGRDISVYDVGSGNIVPLANYPEYSKLFWPPPQWITTNEVPPTDSALGDVQAQLEQITL; encoded by the coding sequence ATGGCGAATTGGTCTCAACTTCCAGCTGATCTGCTTGTGGAAATCGCCAAACGCTTAGACAGCCCACTTTATCTGCTTCGTTTCCGATCCGTTTGTTCTTCATGGAGATCATCTGTCTCTTCCAGGCTTCGAAATTTACTGGGTCGATTCCCCCTCCCAAACGACGGCATGTCCAATACCATCCGGGGTTTCAACCTAGCCAAACGCCGGATTTTTCTCATTGGCTCGCCTGGAAATACTAATCAACCAAGCTCAGGTCACTGGCTTATCAAAATGGAAGAAAGCGTACCTGGTACCATACGTCTAATCAACCCTCTTTCAAGATTTGAAATCAGACCCTTGCCAGAAGATTTCCCGAAGGTATTGGACGTTTCCCGATTTAGGGTTTATGAATTGAGTCAAGAATACGTTCTCCATTATATGCATTATCCCACGTTAGCTAATTTCTCAGGCGATGTTGGTAATCTGTATATGGAGAAAGTTGTTTTCAAGTTCTTGGACTCTGAAAGTGATAAGTTTGTGTTGTTGACAATCCATGTTTCTGGAAAATTAGCTACATTCAAATCTGGGGATAAGCGTTGGACTATTATCCCTGATATGCCTTCTCCCTATGATGATGTGATATTGTACAAAGGAAATTTCTACGCTGTTGATAGCACTGGGCGTACCGTACTTGTTGGGTGTTCATTAAATGTGGTTTTGGTTGCAAATCCTGTGtttggtggagacaagaagtttTTGGTTGAGTCACGTGGTGAACTCCTTATGGTTGATATGTATCTAAGTTTGTCTCCTCCAGAAGAGGATTTAGTTAGTGATGAAGATTTTGAGCAATTTGACGCATATTTAGGTGAGAAAACAGTTAGTTTCAGAGTTCATCAGCTGGATAAAAAGGAAAAGATGTGGAAAGTGGTGAAAAGCTTGGGGGATCAAGTGTTATTTTTGGGCGATGATTGCACGTTTTCTGCTTCTGCTTCTGAGTTATCTGGCTGCAAcaattgtataatttttaataattatgtcTTTTACAATGGTGGTCAAGAAGATGGTGTGTTCGGGGGTCGTGATATAAGCGTTTATGATGTGGGAAGTGGTAATATTGTACCCTTAGCTAACTATCCAGAGTATTCAAAGCTGTTTTGGCCACCTCCACAATGGATTACCACAAATGAA
- the LOC115700305 gene encoding transcriptional elongation regulator MINIYO isoform X1, translating into MEKKQSTQRNPKISSKTTKTFETGTSGLKVSEDDAAHLIGRIVEKGISDEPRSKPFPPLNPTVLPFPVARHRSHGPHWAPVSGKVNVGYGGLGGEEDKTTMKVDSIAPFADPVKRKTKKDMDFSRWREILPGEKSDMAESELNTLGSGKTENRKKDREAIDTSCSSEDKLHIQDNNKDCIAVTFESEPKPIRVNSQIDAETKGLDNSKVLLERPKRREQKCSTSTIASSGNNLGSEQESMSLESQIDAENRQRLQEMSPDEIAQAQAEIMEKMDPALLKLLKKRGDSKSKKQRSPGLDSAIKVESVNEQKNQDENDMKASSAPVNSMVHEMTKTTSNEIHSGVDNGEAQNPNPTSGGLWNAWSQRVENVREIKFSLEGTVVENDNFHTAETDCVTERDFLRTEGDPGGAGYTIKEAVALTRSVIPGQRALALHLLLAVLDNAIHNINRVHIGCSVRKEDKDERVSDWEAIWAYVLGPEPELVLSMSLLICRICLDDNHTSVVVACAKVILRILTCDANENYFSFSEKLTTLKDICTAPVFRSKPQIDVGFLRGGFWKYNAKPSNIVTLDEEIIDDETEGKHTIQDDIVFAGQDFAAGLVRMGVLPRLRYLLESTPTAALEECVISILIAIARHSPTSANTIMKCERLIEAVVHRFTAKENMEIYHSKTKSVTLLKVLAQSDRRICFEFIKNGFFQTMTWHLYQYMPSLDQWVKTGQENCKLLSALMVEQLRFWKICIQHGYCVSYFSDIFPSLCLWLNPPTVEKLIDLDLLSEFASVAANAYLVLKALATRLPNFVSQMNQSNKIHEHADDDMEIWRWSHVGPMIDLAVKWIVLMGNLHHGSHNLHNSSVTSLLWVYSAVMSLLAEVLRKIVPDDIANQTGSGWLVPWLPEFVPRVGLEIIKNKILSFSDAVDTKFGSGLAGEISFVERLCHLRQQNEYETSLASVSCLNGIFKTITTIDKLIQLVDKGEQHSQEYSLSREEDVLKDGLLNRSFVEFRSVQNIFMKLVTSEWQFVQSVETFGRGGPAPGVGVGWGASGGGYWSGIVLLAQADAGFIIDLLASFQIMPINDMLNAEEISYAVQIVNSSLAASLIAGPSDRTVVDKAFKILVHVSVLKCLDRCIRHFVHLNSRSKLFGWEHKEEDYLLFSKILSSHFGNRWLSLKKSKKIKSLSCSTNKNLVKNSGSLSTIYEDSDTSNNIEDCTSLVVEWAHQRLPLPTNWFLSPISTLCESRHCGQQKSSNLENLIQDAGDLLEVAKAGLFLLLGMEVMSSFLPSDAPSPVQSVPLVWKLHCLSVILLVGMGVIEEKKSRDCYEALQDIYGSILDKERLKDAEMIREKDVNLLSESRNTDFLDFLRFHSEIHDSYSTFIETLVDQFSAISYGDLIYGRQVAIYLHRCVETRVRLATWNTLTNARVLELLPPLESCFGEAEGYLHPEEDNDEILAAYVKSWTSGALDKAASRGTVAYTLVLHHLSFFIFHFCAGDKLLLRNKLVRSLLRDFSLKQHHEVIMLNLIRYTKPEMLQNSNVKVSLPLDMEKRFEVLTEACERNSSLLNEVKKLKSLVQNDLL; encoded by the exons ATGGAGAAGAAGCAAAGCActcaaagaaaccctaaaatctctTCCAAGACAACGAAAACCTTCGAAACTGGAACCAGTGGTCTTAAGGTAAGCGAAGACGATGCCGCTCATTTGATTGGTAGGATCGTCGAGAAGGGTATTTCTGATGAACCACGGTCCAAACCCTTTCCACCCCTAAACCCTACCGTTCTTCCCTTTCCTGTTGCTCGTCACCGCTCCCATGGCCCG CATTGGGCTCCAGTTAGTGGTAAAGTAAATGTTGGTTATGGTGGTTTAGGTGGTGAAGAGGATAAAACTACCATGAAGGTTGATTCGATTGCACCTTTTGCTGATCCTGTGAAGAGGAAGACAAAGAAAGACATGGATTTTAGCAGGTGGAGAGAGATTCTACCGGGTGAAAAGTCTGACATGGCTGAATCCGAACTAAACACGTTAGGTTCAGGTAAAACTGAAAATCGAAAAAAAGATAGAGAAGCAATTGATACTTCTTGTAGTAGTGAAGATAAGCTTCATATTCAAGATAATAATAAGGATTGCATAGCTGTTACCTTCGAAAGTGAACCAAAACCCATACGGGTAAATAGCCAAATTGATGCAGAGACAAAGGGTCTTGACAATAGTAAAGTATTGTTAGAGAGGccaaagagaagagagcaaaAGTGTTCAACTTCAACTATAGCTTCTTCTGGGAATAATCTCGGCAGTGAACAAGAATCCATGTCACTTGAGAGTCAAATTGATGCCGAAAACCGTCAGCGCCTGCAAGAAATGTCACCTGATGAGATTGCTCAGGCCCAAGCTGAGATAATGGAGAAGATGGACCCTGCATTACTGAAACTACTGAAAAAGAGGGGTGATTCGAAATCGAAGAAGCAGAGGTCTCCAGGTCTGGATAGTGCCATCAAAGTTGAATCAGTTAATGAACAGAAGAATCAGGATGAAAACGACATGAAAGCTTCTTCTGCCCCTGTGAATTCTATGGTTCATGAAATGACGAAAACAACATCAAATGAAATACATAGTGGGGTGGACAATGGGGAGGCACAAAATCCAAACCCAACCAGTGGCGGTTTGTGGAATGCTTGGAGCCAGCGAGTTGAGAATGTTAgagaaataaaattttccttGGAGGGGACTGTTGTTGAAAATGATAATTTCCATACAGCAGAAACTG ATTGTGTTACTGAGCGTGACTTCCTGCGGACTGAGGGGGATCCTGGGGGAGCTGGTTATACAATTAAAGAAGCAGTGGCACTCACTCGAAGTGTG ATTCCTGGGCAACGGGCTCTTGCATTGCATTTGCTTTTAGCTGTTCTTGATAATGCAATACACAATATTAACCGAGTTCACATTGGATGTTCCGTGAGAAAGGAGGATAAAGATGAAAGAGTTTCTGACTGGGAAGCTATTTGGGCTTATGTACTTGGCCCGGAGCCTGAGCTTGTTCTATCAATGAG TTTATTGATTTGTAGGATATGTCTTGATGATAACCATACTTCGGTAGTTGTAGCTTGTGCTAAAGTCATTCTGCGCATATTGACATGTGATGCAAATGAGAACTACTTCAGTTTTTCAGag AAATTGACTACTCTCAAGGACATCTGTACTGCCCCTGTGTTTCGAAGTAAACCCCAGATTGATGTTGGTTTCCTTCGTGGTGGATTTTGGAAGTATAATGCTAAGCCTTCTAATATTGTTACTCTAGATGAGGAAATTATTGACGATGAAACTGAAGGGAAACATACAATTCAGGATGATATTGTGTTTGCTGGACAGGATTTTGCAGCAGGTTTGGTTAGGATGGGAGTCCTTCCAAGGCTACGCTATCTTCTTGAG TCAACTCCGACAGCAGCTTTGGAAGAGTGTGTTATTTCTATACTTATTGCTATTGCAAGGCATTCCCCAACAAGTGCAAACACAATTATGAAATGTGAAAGACTTATTGAAGCAGTTGTACACAGATTTACTGCAAAAGAAAACATGGAAATATATCATTCTAAGACAAAATCTGTGACTCTTTTAAAG GTGTTGGCTCAATCTGATAGAAGAATTTGTTTTGAATTTATAAAGAATGGGTTTTTCCAGACCATGACATGGCATTTGTATCAATATATGCCGTCGCTTGACCAATGGGTGAAAACTGGGCAGGAGAACTGTAAACTTCTTTCAGCTTTGATGGTTGAGCAATTACGTTTTTGGAAGATTTGCATTCAGCATGGCTATTGTGTATCATACTTCTCGGATATTTTTCCTTCCTTGTGCTTGTGGTTGAATCCACCTACAGTTGAAAAGCTTATAGATTTAGACCTTCTTAGTGAATTTGCTTCTGTGGCAGCAAATGCGTACCTTGTTCTAAAGGCTTTGGCTACTAGGCTTCCAAATTTTGTTTCACAAATGAATCAAAGCAATAAGATCCATGAACATGCTGATGATGACATGGAGATCTGGCGTTGGAGTCATGTTGGTCCAATGATTGATTTAGCAGTGAAGTGGATAGTTTTGATGGGTAATCTACACCATGGTAGTCATAATTTACATAATTCATCTGTGACTTCTTTGTTGTGGGTGTATTCAGCTGTAATGAGCTTGCTTGCAGAAGTGCTCAGAAAAATTGTCCCAGATGATATCGCCAATCAGACAGGAAGTGGTTGGCTTGTCCCATGGCTTCCAGAGTTCGTTCCTAGAGTTGGACTTGAAatcatcaaaaataaaattttgagtttttcgGATGCTGTTGATACAAAATTTGGGTCAGGTCTTGCTGGAGAGATCTCTTTTGTTGAAAGACTATGCCATTTAAGACAACAAAATGAATATGAAACATCATTAGCTTCTGTAAGCTGCCTTAATGGAATCTTCAAGACTATCACTACCATTGATAAATTGATCCAGTTAGTCGATAAAGGGGAACAACATTCACAAGAGTACAGTCTTTCTAGAGAAGAGGACGTACTCAAAGATGGGTTGTTAAATCGATCTTTTGTTGAATTCAGAAGCGtgcaaaatatttttatgaagtTAGTTACTTCAGAGTGGCAATTTGTGCAGTCCGTTGAGACATTTGGCAGAGGTGGGCCTGCTCCTGGGGTGGGAGTTGGCTGGGGTGCCTCTGGAGGAGGATATTGGTCAGGAATTGTTTTATTGGCACAAGCAGATGCAGGATTTATCATTGATCTGCTTGCAAGTTTCCAGATTATGCCTATAAATGATATGCTCAATGCTGAAGAAATATCTTATGCTGTGCAAATTGTTAATTCTTCTTTAGCAGCATCATTAATTGCTGGGCCAAGTGATAGAACTGTTGTGGACAAGGCTTTTAAAATTTTGGTTCATGTCTCTGTTCTGAAGTGTCTTGATCGCTGTATTCGGCATTTTGTTCATCTCAATAGTAGAAGTAAGCTGTTTGGCTGGGAACATAAAGAAGAAGATTACCTACTCTTTAGTAAAATATTATCTTCACATTTTGGCAATAGATGGCTGTCACTAAAGAAgagcaaaaaaattaaaagcttgAGTTGCTCAACAAATAAGAACTTAGTTAAAAACAGTGGTTCTTTGAGCACCATATATGAGGACTCGGACACATCAAATAACATTGAAGATTGTACATCCTTAGTTGTAGAGTGGGCTCACCAGAGGCTTCCACTACCCACTAATTGGTTTCTAAGTCCAATCTCAACTCTTTGTGAAAGCAGGCATTGTGGCCAACAAAAATCTTCCAATTTAGAAAATCTTATACAGGACGCGGGCGATTTGCTTGAAGTTGCTAAAGCTGGACTTTTTCTCCTCTTAGGTATGGAAGTCATGTCAAGTTTCCTTCCAAGTGATGCTCCTTCTCCTGTTCAGAGTGTACCGCTAGTTTGGAAATTACATTGTTTGTCTGTGATCTTGCTTGTCGGGATGGGTGTGATCGAGGAGAAAAAGAGTAGAGATTGTTATGAAGCTTTGCAAGATATCTATGGTTCCATACTTGATAAGGAGAGGCTTAAAGATGCTGAAATGATTCGGGAGAAGGATGTAAACCTGTTGTCAGAGTCTAGAAATACTGACTTTTTGGACTTTTTAAGGTTCCATTCAGAGATTCATGATAGTTACTCAACATTCATCGAAACTCTTGTGGATCAATTTTCTGCTATATCTTATGGTGATCTAATTTATGGTCGACAAGTTGCAATTTATCTGCACAGATGTGTTGAAACTCGTGTTCGGCTTGCTACTTGGAATACATTGACTAATGCTCGAGTCCTTGAGCTTCTTCCACCCTTGGAGTCTTGCTTTGGAGAGGCAGAAGGCTACCTTCATCCAGAAGAG GATAATGATGAAATTTTAGCAGCTTATGTGAAATCCTGGACTTCTGGCGCCCTCGACAAGGCTGCAAGTCGAGGAACAGTTGCATACACACTGGTTCTTCACCATCTTTCATTTTTCATCTTTCATTTCTGTGCTGGTGATAAGTTATTGCTGCGGAACAAGCTTGTGAGGTCTCTTCTACGAGACTTCTCTCTGAAGCAACACCACGAG GTAATTATGTTGAATCTTATCCGATATACCAAACCAGAAATGCTGCAGAATTCTAATGTTAAAGTTAGTTTACCATTAGACATGGAGAAAAGGTTTGAGGTCTTAACTGAAGCTTGCGAAAGAAATTCTTCCCTTTTAAATGAAGTGAAGAAGCTGAAGTCACTTGTACAGAACGATCTCTTGTAA
- the LOC115700305 gene encoding transcriptional elongation regulator MINIYO isoform X2: MEKKQSTQRNPKISSKTTKTFETGTSGLKVSEDDAAHLIGRIVEKGISDEPRSKPFPPLNPTVLPFPVARHRSHGPHWAPVSGKVNVGYGGLGGEEDKTTMKVDSIAPFADPVKRKTKKDMDFSRWREILPGEKSDMAESELNTLGSGKTENRKKDREAIDTSCSSEDKLHIQDNNKDCIAVTFESEPKPIRVNSQIDAETKGLDNSKVLLERPKRREQKCSTSTIASSGNNLGSEQESMSLESQIDAENRQRLQEMSPDEIAQAQAEIMEKMDPALLKLLKKRGDSKSKKQRSPGLDSAIKVESVNEQKNQDENDMKASSAPVNSMVHEMTKTTSNEIHSGVDNGEAQNPNPTSGGLWNAWSQRVENVREIKFSLEGTVVENDNFHTAETDCVTERDFLRTEGDPGGAGYTIKEAVALTRSVIPGQRALALHLLLAVLDNAIHNINRVHIGCSVRKEDKDERVSDWEAIWAYVLGPEPELVLSMRICLDDNHTSVVVACAKVILRILTCDANENYFSFSEKLTTLKDICTAPVFRSKPQIDVGFLRGGFWKYNAKPSNIVTLDEEIIDDETEGKHTIQDDIVFAGQDFAAGLVRMGVLPRLRYLLESTPTAALEECVISILIAIARHSPTSANTIMKCERLIEAVVHRFTAKENMEIYHSKTKSVTLLKVLAQSDRRICFEFIKNGFFQTMTWHLYQYMPSLDQWVKTGQENCKLLSALMVEQLRFWKICIQHGYCVSYFSDIFPSLCLWLNPPTVEKLIDLDLLSEFASVAANAYLVLKALATRLPNFVSQMNQSNKIHEHADDDMEIWRWSHVGPMIDLAVKWIVLMGNLHHGSHNLHNSSVTSLLWVYSAVMSLLAEVLRKIVPDDIANQTGSGWLVPWLPEFVPRVGLEIIKNKILSFSDAVDTKFGSGLAGEISFVERLCHLRQQNEYETSLASVSCLNGIFKTITTIDKLIQLVDKGEQHSQEYSLSREEDVLKDGLLNRSFVEFRSVQNIFMKLVTSEWQFVQSVETFGRGGPAPGVGVGWGASGGGYWSGIVLLAQADAGFIIDLLASFQIMPINDMLNAEEISYAVQIVNSSLAASLIAGPSDRTVVDKAFKILVHVSVLKCLDRCIRHFVHLNSRSKLFGWEHKEEDYLLFSKILSSHFGNRWLSLKKSKKIKSLSCSTNKNLVKNSGSLSTIYEDSDTSNNIEDCTSLVVEWAHQRLPLPTNWFLSPISTLCESRHCGQQKSSNLENLIQDAGDLLEVAKAGLFLLLGMEVMSSFLPSDAPSPVQSVPLVWKLHCLSVILLVGMGVIEEKKSRDCYEALQDIYGSILDKERLKDAEMIREKDVNLLSESRNTDFLDFLRFHSEIHDSYSTFIETLVDQFSAISYGDLIYGRQVAIYLHRCVETRVRLATWNTLTNARVLELLPPLESCFGEAEGYLHPEEDNDEILAAYVKSWTSGALDKAASRGTVAYTLVLHHLSFFIFHFCAGDKLLLRNKLVRSLLRDFSLKQHHEVIMLNLIRYTKPEMLQNSNVKVSLPLDMEKRFEVLTEACERNSSLLNEVKKLKSLVQNDLL; encoded by the exons ATGGAGAAGAAGCAAAGCActcaaagaaaccctaaaatctctTCCAAGACAACGAAAACCTTCGAAACTGGAACCAGTGGTCTTAAGGTAAGCGAAGACGATGCCGCTCATTTGATTGGTAGGATCGTCGAGAAGGGTATTTCTGATGAACCACGGTCCAAACCCTTTCCACCCCTAAACCCTACCGTTCTTCCCTTTCCTGTTGCTCGTCACCGCTCCCATGGCCCG CATTGGGCTCCAGTTAGTGGTAAAGTAAATGTTGGTTATGGTGGTTTAGGTGGTGAAGAGGATAAAACTACCATGAAGGTTGATTCGATTGCACCTTTTGCTGATCCTGTGAAGAGGAAGACAAAGAAAGACATGGATTTTAGCAGGTGGAGAGAGATTCTACCGGGTGAAAAGTCTGACATGGCTGAATCCGAACTAAACACGTTAGGTTCAGGTAAAACTGAAAATCGAAAAAAAGATAGAGAAGCAATTGATACTTCTTGTAGTAGTGAAGATAAGCTTCATATTCAAGATAATAATAAGGATTGCATAGCTGTTACCTTCGAAAGTGAACCAAAACCCATACGGGTAAATAGCCAAATTGATGCAGAGACAAAGGGTCTTGACAATAGTAAAGTATTGTTAGAGAGGccaaagagaagagagcaaaAGTGTTCAACTTCAACTATAGCTTCTTCTGGGAATAATCTCGGCAGTGAACAAGAATCCATGTCACTTGAGAGTCAAATTGATGCCGAAAACCGTCAGCGCCTGCAAGAAATGTCACCTGATGAGATTGCTCAGGCCCAAGCTGAGATAATGGAGAAGATGGACCCTGCATTACTGAAACTACTGAAAAAGAGGGGTGATTCGAAATCGAAGAAGCAGAGGTCTCCAGGTCTGGATAGTGCCATCAAAGTTGAATCAGTTAATGAACAGAAGAATCAGGATGAAAACGACATGAAAGCTTCTTCTGCCCCTGTGAATTCTATGGTTCATGAAATGACGAAAACAACATCAAATGAAATACATAGTGGGGTGGACAATGGGGAGGCACAAAATCCAAACCCAACCAGTGGCGGTTTGTGGAATGCTTGGAGCCAGCGAGTTGAGAATGTTAgagaaataaaattttccttGGAGGGGACTGTTGTTGAAAATGATAATTTCCATACAGCAGAAACTG ATTGTGTTACTGAGCGTGACTTCCTGCGGACTGAGGGGGATCCTGGGGGAGCTGGTTATACAATTAAAGAAGCAGTGGCACTCACTCGAAGTGTG ATTCCTGGGCAACGGGCTCTTGCATTGCATTTGCTTTTAGCTGTTCTTGATAATGCAATACACAATATTAACCGAGTTCACATTGGATGTTCCGTGAGAAAGGAGGATAAAGATGAAAGAGTTTCTGACTGGGAAGCTATTTGGGCTTATGTACTTGGCCCGGAGCCTGAGCTTGTTCTATCAATGAG GATATGTCTTGATGATAACCATACTTCGGTAGTTGTAGCTTGTGCTAAAGTCATTCTGCGCATATTGACATGTGATGCAAATGAGAACTACTTCAGTTTTTCAGag AAATTGACTACTCTCAAGGACATCTGTACTGCCCCTGTGTTTCGAAGTAAACCCCAGATTGATGTTGGTTTCCTTCGTGGTGGATTTTGGAAGTATAATGCTAAGCCTTCTAATATTGTTACTCTAGATGAGGAAATTATTGACGATGAAACTGAAGGGAAACATACAATTCAGGATGATATTGTGTTTGCTGGACAGGATTTTGCAGCAGGTTTGGTTAGGATGGGAGTCCTTCCAAGGCTACGCTATCTTCTTGAG TCAACTCCGACAGCAGCTTTGGAAGAGTGTGTTATTTCTATACTTATTGCTATTGCAAGGCATTCCCCAACAAGTGCAAACACAATTATGAAATGTGAAAGACTTATTGAAGCAGTTGTACACAGATTTACTGCAAAAGAAAACATGGAAATATATCATTCTAAGACAAAATCTGTGACTCTTTTAAAG GTGTTGGCTCAATCTGATAGAAGAATTTGTTTTGAATTTATAAAGAATGGGTTTTTCCAGACCATGACATGGCATTTGTATCAATATATGCCGTCGCTTGACCAATGGGTGAAAACTGGGCAGGAGAACTGTAAACTTCTTTCAGCTTTGATGGTTGAGCAATTACGTTTTTGGAAGATTTGCATTCAGCATGGCTATTGTGTATCATACTTCTCGGATATTTTTCCTTCCTTGTGCTTGTGGTTGAATCCACCTACAGTTGAAAAGCTTATAGATTTAGACCTTCTTAGTGAATTTGCTTCTGTGGCAGCAAATGCGTACCTTGTTCTAAAGGCTTTGGCTACTAGGCTTCCAAATTTTGTTTCACAAATGAATCAAAGCAATAAGATCCATGAACATGCTGATGATGACATGGAGATCTGGCGTTGGAGTCATGTTGGTCCAATGATTGATTTAGCAGTGAAGTGGATAGTTTTGATGGGTAATCTACACCATGGTAGTCATAATTTACATAATTCATCTGTGACTTCTTTGTTGTGGGTGTATTCAGCTGTAATGAGCTTGCTTGCAGAAGTGCTCAGAAAAATTGTCCCAGATGATATCGCCAATCAGACAGGAAGTGGTTGGCTTGTCCCATGGCTTCCAGAGTTCGTTCCTAGAGTTGGACTTGAAatcatcaaaaataaaattttgagtttttcgGATGCTGTTGATACAAAATTTGGGTCAGGTCTTGCTGGAGAGATCTCTTTTGTTGAAAGACTATGCCATTTAAGACAACAAAATGAATATGAAACATCATTAGCTTCTGTAAGCTGCCTTAATGGAATCTTCAAGACTATCACTACCATTGATAAATTGATCCAGTTAGTCGATAAAGGGGAACAACATTCACAAGAGTACAGTCTTTCTAGAGAAGAGGACGTACTCAAAGATGGGTTGTTAAATCGATCTTTTGTTGAATTCAGAAGCGtgcaaaatatttttatgaagtTAGTTACTTCAGAGTGGCAATTTGTGCAGTCCGTTGAGACATTTGGCAGAGGTGGGCCTGCTCCTGGGGTGGGAGTTGGCTGGGGTGCCTCTGGAGGAGGATATTGGTCAGGAATTGTTTTATTGGCACAAGCAGATGCAGGATTTATCATTGATCTGCTTGCAAGTTTCCAGATTATGCCTATAAATGATATGCTCAATGCTGAAGAAATATCTTATGCTGTGCAAATTGTTAATTCTTCTTTAGCAGCATCATTAATTGCTGGGCCAAGTGATAGAACTGTTGTGGACAAGGCTTTTAAAATTTTGGTTCATGTCTCTGTTCTGAAGTGTCTTGATCGCTGTATTCGGCATTTTGTTCATCTCAATAGTAGAAGTAAGCTGTTTGGCTGGGAACATAAAGAAGAAGATTACCTACTCTTTAGTAAAATATTATCTTCACATTTTGGCAATAGATGGCTGTCACTAAAGAAgagcaaaaaaattaaaagcttgAGTTGCTCAACAAATAAGAACTTAGTTAAAAACAGTGGTTCTTTGAGCACCATATATGAGGACTCGGACACATCAAATAACATTGAAGATTGTACATCCTTAGTTGTAGAGTGGGCTCACCAGAGGCTTCCACTACCCACTAATTGGTTTCTAAGTCCAATCTCAACTCTTTGTGAAAGCAGGCATTGTGGCCAACAAAAATCTTCCAATTTAGAAAATCTTATACAGGACGCGGGCGATTTGCTTGAAGTTGCTAAAGCTGGACTTTTTCTCCTCTTAGGTATGGAAGTCATGTCAAGTTTCCTTCCAAGTGATGCTCCTTCTCCTGTTCAGAGTGTACCGCTAGTTTGGAAATTACATTGTTTGTCTGTGATCTTGCTTGTCGGGATGGGTGTGATCGAGGAGAAAAAGAGTAGAGATTGTTATGAAGCTTTGCAAGATATCTATGGTTCCATACTTGATAAGGAGAGGCTTAAAGATGCTGAAATGATTCGGGAGAAGGATGTAAACCTGTTGTCAGAGTCTAGAAATACTGACTTTTTGGACTTTTTAAGGTTCCATTCAGAGATTCATGATAGTTACTCAACATTCATCGAAACTCTTGTGGATCAATTTTCTGCTATATCTTATGGTGATCTAATTTATGGTCGACAAGTTGCAATTTATCTGCACAGATGTGTTGAAACTCGTGTTCGGCTTGCTACTTGGAATACATTGACTAATGCTCGAGTCCTTGAGCTTCTTCCACCCTTGGAGTCTTGCTTTGGAGAGGCAGAAGGCTACCTTCATCCAGAAGAG GATAATGATGAAATTTTAGCAGCTTATGTGAAATCCTGGACTTCTGGCGCCCTCGACAAGGCTGCAAGTCGAGGAACAGTTGCATACACACTGGTTCTTCACCATCTTTCATTTTTCATCTTTCATTTCTGTGCTGGTGATAAGTTATTGCTGCGGAACAAGCTTGTGAGGTCTCTTCTACGAGACTTCTCTCTGAAGCAACACCACGAG GTAATTATGTTGAATCTTATCCGATATACCAAACCAGAAATGCTGCAGAATTCTAATGTTAAAGTTAGTTTACCATTAGACATGGAGAAAAGGTTTGAGGTCTTAACTGAAGCTTGCGAAAGAAATTCTTCCCTTTTAAATGAAGTGAAGAAGCTGAAGTCACTTGTACAGAACGATCTCTTGTAA